The Actinomyces faecalis genome includes the window CACCACCTAGAAGGAGCCTCGCCTCGTGAGCGCCCTCGCCGTCATCCCTGTCCGCGGGGGCTCGAAAGGTATCCCTCGCAAGAACCTACGGGACGTCGGCGGCAAGCCGCTCGTGGCGTGGACCATTGAGCAGGCTCTGGCCGCAACCGGAGACCTGCGCGTCGTGGTCTCCACCGAGGACGCTGAGATCGCCCAGGTCGCCAGGACTGTTGGTGCCGAGGTTATTGACCGTCCGGCAGAGCTGGCCCAGGACACCACAGCGACTGAGCCCGTCATCATCCACGCCATGGACGTCTTGGCCGAGCAGGGTTATGAGCCGGACTACGTCATGCTGCTCCAGGCTACTTCTCCTGTACGCCGTCCCGGCACTATCGACCGCGCTCTGGCCCAGATCGTTCAGACCGGAGTTGATTCTCTAGTCGGCGTCGTGCCCCAGACCCCGTTCCTGTGGTGGACGGCTCGTGACGGGCACGGGCCGACGGCGGACTTTGACGTCAGTCGCCGACCGCGCCGTCAGGAGCTGACGGAAGACCAGATGCGCTACCGCGAGACCGGCTCGCTCTACGTCACCCGGCCATGGGTCTATCGCGAGCAGATGAACCGTATCGGCGGGCAGATCGGCCTGTTCATCATGGATGAGGTTGAAGGTGTGGACATTGATGGCCCGCTCGACCTCGCCCTGGCCGGCAAGACTCTCACCCAGATGCAGCAGCAGGAAGGCCTCCTATGAGTATCGAGCGCTCAATCACTCCTTACATCATGTTCGGCGAGGAAACAGTCCTGGCCGCCCTGACCAAGATCAACGCCAACCACGCGCGTACCATCTTTCTCGTCGATGAGCACGGCACCTTGGTTGGCTCCCTGACGGACGGCGATGTTCGTCGTTGGCTCACCTCAGGGCACAACGACCTCCAAGTGTCTGCGTCAGCCGTCGCCAATCTCTCCCCACGCTTCGTCACTGAGGGCACGATCCTCGATGAGCTCGACTGGGTCTTCCGGGATGGCGTCACGCTCATCCCGGTGCTGGACGAGCGCCACCGCGTGATCGCCATCGCCTCTCCCGGCAACGACTCCTTCACCATCGGCACTCACAAGGTAGGTAAGGACCAGCCTGTCTTCATCATTGCCGAGATTGGTAACAACCACCAAGGGGAGTACGAGCGCGCCATTGAGCTCGTTGACCTTGCGGTAGAGGCTGGCGCGGACTGCGTGAAGTTCCAGCTGCGGGACATGGATGCGCTCTACCGTGGCGCGGCCGGCCAGATCACCGCGGGTGAGGACCTGGGGGCGCAGTACACCCTGGATCTCCTGACCCGTTTCTCCCTGCCTGCAGAGACCATGGTCAAGGTCTTTGACCACTGCCGTGAGCGCAGCATCGACATCATGTGCACCCCCTGGGACCTGCCAAGCCTCGACGTCCTGTGCGAGTACGGCATTGACGGTCTCAAGATCGCCTCAGCGGACCTGACCAACCACGCACTGCTACGTGCAGCAGCCCGCGAGTCCCTGCCGATGATCATCTCCACCGGGATGAGCACCGAAGCCGAGATCAAGGAGTCTGTCGCCCTCCTACAGCGCTACTCCGCCCCTTATGCCCTCCTTCAGTGCCAGTCCTCTTACCCCGCCCCCTTCAAGGACCTCAACCTGCGCTACATGCAGCGTCTAGCCGAGATTGGGGAGTGCCCGGTCGGGTACTCTGGTCACGAGCGCGGATACCACGTACCCATGGCTGCCGTGGCCATGGGAGCAGCGATCATCGAGAAGCACTTCACCACCAACCGCGATCTCGAGGGCAACGATCACAAGGTCTCGCTCCTGCCCGGCGAGTTCGCGACCATGGTCCAGCAGATCCGGGAGGTGGAGGCTTCACTCGGTAGCGCTGAGCCCCGCGTCGTGCAGCCCGGCGAGTTCATGAACCGTGCGAACCTCGCCAAGTCCCTCGTGGCTGCCCGGAACCTGTCCGCGGGGCAAAAGATCGCCAGCGACGACGTCGAGATCAAGAGCCCCGGACGAGGTCTGCAACCCAACCGGCTTGATGACCTCGTGGGGCGGGTCCTGTCCCGCGATATCGCCGCCGGAGACTTCTTCTACGACAGGGACGTGAACGACGACGCCGCTAGGCCCCGCGCCTATAGCTTCCGCCGTCCCTGGGGCGTGCCGGTGCGCTACCACGACTTCCGCCGAATCCTCGCCACCGGCGCCCAGCCAGACTTCCTGGAGTTCCACTACTCCTACAAGGACCTGGATATGGACGTGGACGAGGTCTTCGCGGACTTCAAGGAAAACCCGCTGCCTATGGGGTACACCTGCCACCTGCCAGATCTGTTCAGCGGTGACTTCATCCTGGACCTGGCCTCCAAGGATGACGAGATCTGGGAGCGTTCTATCCGCGAGCTCCAGCGCACTATTGACGTCACTCGCTCACTGCGCCCCTACTTCCAGCAGAAGGAGGACCCGGTCTTCATCGCGACCCTTGGGGGCTTTACCGAGGAGGGCTTTGTCTCCCCGGACGAGATTCCGGCCATGTATGACCGCATTATTGAGGGACTCACGCGCATTGACCACTCAGGGGTCCGTCTGGCGCCCCAGACGCTCCCGCCTTACCCGTGGCTGCTTGGCGGTCAGAAGTACCACAACCTCTTCATGAGCCCGGAGGCACTGGCAGAC containing:
- a CDS encoding cytidylyltransferase domain-containing protein; the encoded protein is MSALAVIPVRGGSKGIPRKNLRDVGGKPLVAWTIEQALAATGDLRVVVSTEDAEIAQVARTVGAEVIDRPAELAQDTTATEPVIIHAMDVLAEQGYEPDYVMLLQATSPVRRPGTIDRALAQIVQTGVDSLVGVVPQTPFLWWTARDGHGPTADFDVSRRPRRQELTEDQMRYRETGSLYVTRPWVYREQMNRIGGQIGLFIMDEVEGVDIDGPLDLALAGKTLTQMQQQEGLL
- a CDS encoding N-acetylneuraminate synthase family protein gives rise to the protein MSIERSITPYIMFGEETVLAALTKINANHARTIFLVDEHGTLVGSLTDGDVRRWLTSGHNDLQVSASAVANLSPRFVTEGTILDELDWVFRDGVTLIPVLDERHRVIAIASPGNDSFTIGTHKVGKDQPVFIIAEIGNNHQGEYERAIELVDLAVEAGADCVKFQLRDMDALYRGAAGQITAGEDLGAQYTLDLLTRFSLPAETMVKVFDHCRERSIDIMCTPWDLPSLDVLCEYGIDGLKIASADLTNHALLRAAARESLPMIISTGMSTEAEIKESVALLQRYSAPYALLQCQSSYPAPFKDLNLRYMQRLAEIGECPVGYSGHERGYHVPMAAVAMGAAIIEKHFTTNRDLEGNDHKVSLLPGEFATMVQQIREVEASLGSAEPRVVQPGEFMNRANLAKSLVAARNLSAGQKIASDDVEIKSPGRGLQPNRLDDLVGRVLSRDIAAGDFFYDRDVNDDAARPRAYSFRRPWGVPVRYHDFRRILATGAQPDFLEFHYSYKDLDMDVDEVFADFKENPLPMGYTCHLPDLFSGDFILDLASKDDEIWERSIRELQRTIDVTRSLRPYFQQKEDPVFIATLGGFTEEGFVSPDEIPAMYDRIIEGLTRIDHSGVRLAPQTLPPYPWLLGGQKYHNLFMSPEALADFAERSGLQITYDISHSMLSANHEHRPLREYTEILAPLSAHLHIVDGKGVDGEGTQIEEGDVNWPELAEQLDRLAPGVSFIPEIWMGHVGDGEGFWKALDRLEKYL